In one window of Myxococcales bacterium DNA:
- a CDS encoding sigma-70 family RNA polymerase sigma factor, translating to MLLSTLLFPERFAPRAAAAAREESMALPPSGANDVPVGAGEPSASTTGVSAARAAADPARIATVVREHQPFVWRCLRRLGVSEAHADDATQQVFLAFLGRMADVDTGRERSFLFGTAVRVASNVRRSAARERAVPWGDDVPDVPCEGPSPFDALHHAERLALLDQVLESLPEDFRTVFVLAELERMTAEEIAGCVAVPVGTVNSRLRRARELFAKQAERLRARLQTRSPS from the coding sequence ATGCTCCTCTCGACGCTCCTCTTTCCCGAAAGGTTCGCGCCGCGTGCTGCCGCGGCGGCGAGGGAAGAGTCTATGGCGCTGCCGCCATCGGGGGCGAACGACGTCCCCGTTGGAGCGGGCGAGCCGAGCGCGAGCACGACGGGGGTGAGCGCGGCGCGGGCCGCGGCGGACCCGGCGCGTATCGCGACCGTCGTTCGCGAACACCAGCCCTTCGTGTGGCGGTGCCTTCGTCGACTCGGCGTATCGGAGGCCCACGCCGACGACGCTACGCAGCAGGTCTTCCTCGCATTCCTCGGCCGCATGGCGGACGTCGACACGGGACGCGAGCGCTCGTTTCTCTTCGGAACCGCCGTTCGCGTCGCATCGAACGTTCGGCGCTCGGCGGCGCGAGAGCGCGCCGTTCCGTGGGGCGACGACGTTCCCGACGTCCCTTGCGAAGGTCCGAGTCCCTTCGACGCGCTTCACCACGCCGAGCGCCTCGCGCTGCTCGATCAGGTGCTGGAATCCCTGCCCGAAGACTTCCGCACCGTCTTCGTGCTCGCGGAGCTTGAACGCATGACCGCGGAGGAGATCGCCGGCTGTGTGGCGGTGCCCGTCGGAACGGTGAACTCGCGCCTAAGGCGAGCGCGTGAACTCTTCGCGAAGCAAGCGGAGCGACTCCGCGCCCGGCTTCAAACAAGGAGCCCCTCATGA
- a CDS encoding SUMF1/EgtB/PvdO family nonheme iron enzyme — translation MRLRRGPVGALLLGIPMAACGAETAPSGGLMLILGEDGPLALDRMHITVAADGAILHDVDYRIPAEASLPTTLAVASNGRAGARVTVSVSGYRGGAPVDRRDNLVEQVPTDRVASLRIVLSGRCTPQVSAEADGAARSRCAEGETCETKTGACIGGRIDASELPTFDPSAPLPTSDAPPATCDGGPCEACPAAHKRCAERCVSLTDPAFGCGAATCEACPASSTCAGPAAALACACVDDGKACVGKNCGDVTNNCGAKVTCGTCTASATCGVNEPNRCGYAQSCAIANQTTTGCRGDSEGCCESLLVPAATYDRRNNVATPATVSAFRLDKYEVTVGRFRTFVDAALVGWRPPPGSGKHVHLGGGAGLKGEPGWLTSYDVYLPTDASTFAAEVAGARPAATWTLAPGANERLPMVYVHWYEAYAFCIWDHGFLPTEAEWQLAATGGAEQRVYPWGNTLPSASFANWCVAGASCVGPSTAPGAFTPGDGRFGHADLAGNAWEWVLDGWSGVQPTSPCNDCYLSYQFHAYGAGFDTASTGGLANAQSRLDTSSGTLRSSFPIGIRCARAP, via the coding sequence ATGCGCCTTCGACGCGGTCCTGTTGGCGCCCTTCTGCTCGGCATCCCGATGGCGGCGTGCGGCGCCGAAACAGCGCCCTCCGGCGGCCTCATGCTGATCCTCGGCGAAGACGGCCCCCTCGCCTTGGACCGCATGCACATCACCGTGGCGGCCGACGGCGCGATTCTCCACGATGTGGACTACCGCATCCCCGCCGAGGCCTCGCTGCCCACGACCCTCGCCGTCGCGTCCAACGGTCGCGCCGGGGCGCGCGTCACCGTCAGCGTGAGCGGGTATCGAGGCGGCGCCCCCGTCGACCGCCGCGACAACCTCGTGGAGCAGGTCCCGACGGACCGCGTCGCGTCGCTCCGCATCGTCCTCAGCGGCCGTTGCACTCCGCAGGTATCCGCCGAAGCCGACGGCGCGGCCCGGTCCCGGTGCGCCGAGGGCGAGACTTGCGAAACGAAAACCGGCGCCTGCATCGGCGGACGCATCGACGCGAGCGAGCTACCCACGTTTGATCCATCCGCGCCGCTCCCGACCTCCGACGCGCCGCCAGCGACGTGCGACGGCGGACCTTGCGAGGCGTGTCCTGCCGCACACAAGCGCTGCGCGGAACGCTGCGTAAGCCTCACCGACCCGGCCTTCGGATGCGGCGCTGCGACCTGCGAAGCGTGCCCAGCGTCATCGACCTGCGCCGGGCCGGCCGCGGCTCTGGCTTGCGCCTGCGTCGACGACGGGAAGGCGTGCGTCGGAAAGAACTGCGGCGACGTGACCAACAATTGTGGCGCCAAAGTGACCTGCGGGACCTGCACGGCGAGCGCGACCTGCGGCGTCAACGAACCGAACCGCTGCGGCTACGCTCAGAGCTGCGCCATCGCGAACCAAACGACGACCGGCTGCCGCGGCGACAGCGAAGGGTGCTGCGAGAGCTTGCTCGTGCCGGCGGCGACGTACGACCGACGCAACAACGTGGCCACGCCGGCGACGGTCAGCGCGTTTCGCCTCGACAAATACGAGGTCACCGTCGGCCGCTTTCGCACCTTCGTCGATGCGGCCCTCGTCGGTTGGCGGCCGCCGCCGGGCTCCGGCAAACACGTTCACCTTGGCGGTGGCGCCGGCCTCAAGGGCGAGCCGGGCTGGCTAACGTCCTATGACGTCTATTTGCCGACCGACGCGAGCACGTTCGCCGCGGAGGTCGCGGGAGCGAGGCCCGCCGCGACCTGGACCCTCGCCCCTGGCGCCAACGAACGGCTGCCGATGGTGTACGTGCACTGGTACGAAGCTTATGCGTTCTGCATTTGGGACCACGGGTTCTTGCCGACGGAAGCCGAGTGGCAGTTGGCCGCCACCGGCGGCGCCGAGCAGCGCGTGTACCCGTGGGGCAACACGCTGCCGAGCGCGAGCTTCGCGAACTGGTGCGTCGCCGGCGCAAGTTGCGTGGGCCCATCCACCGCTCCCGGGGCCTTCACGCCCGGTGACGGCCGCTTCGGCCACGCGGACCTCGCGGGCAACGCGTGGGAGTGGGTCCTCGATGGCTGGTCTGGCGTACAGCCGACGAGCCCGTGCAACGACTGCTACCTGTCCTATCAATTTCACGCCTACGGGGCCGGCTTCGATACCGCGTCGACGGGCGGCTTGGCCAACGCCCAGTCGCGCCTGGACACGTCGAGCGGCACCTTGCGAAGCAGCTTTCCCATTGGGATTCGCTGCGCGCGAGCGCCGTAA
- a CDS encoding 2-hydroxychromene-2-carboxylate isomerase has translation MPMDFYFDYTCPYAYLAFTQLEAFEAASGTRARLRPMLLGGVFAATGTPQKLFATLSPAKAKHNGEDMMRYAEWFGVPLRMPAEHPRRSVEALRATLATADGDVIDRRVVRGFYDAYWVKGQAPSDEATIRAVVGAAGHDADRVVAAIGTSIIKDRLRALTDEAIGHGVFGAPALVREDGSLYWGQDRLNFAFGVPYAPPNGESSKAMTNHTLDFYWDFSSPYAYLASTQVEALAARTGATLRSCPMLLGGLFKAIGQVDVPLMAFSEAKRKYMLVDLHRWADHWGVPFKFPSRFPMNTVKALRAYLALPEARRAAFRAATFRAYWADDRDIADDAVLAELIGADAAEVLLRTKEPAIKEELFAATGAAAKAGAFGAPTWVVDGTDLYWGQDRIPLVERALAK, from the coding sequence GTGCCGATGGACTTCTATTTCGACTACACCTGTCCCTACGCGTACCTCGCGTTCACGCAGCTCGAAGCCTTCGAGGCCGCGAGCGGGACGCGAGCGCGTCTCCGGCCGATGCTCCTGGGCGGCGTCTTCGCCGCGACCGGCACGCCGCAGAAGCTCTTTGCGACGCTGTCGCCGGCGAAGGCGAAGCACAACGGCGAGGACATGATGCGCTACGCCGAATGGTTCGGCGTTCCCCTCCGCATGCCTGCCGAGCACCCGCGACGCAGCGTCGAGGCGCTGCGCGCGACGTTGGCGACGGCCGACGGCGACGTCATTGATCGACGCGTGGTGCGCGGCTTCTACGACGCCTATTGGGTGAAGGGGCAAGCGCCCTCCGACGAGGCGACGATTCGCGCGGTGGTCGGGGCGGCGGGGCACGATGCCGATCGCGTTGTCGCGGCCATCGGGACTTCGATCATCAAGGACCGGCTCCGCGCGCTGACCGACGAGGCCATCGGTCACGGCGTCTTTGGTGCTCCCGCGCTCGTTCGAGAAGACGGCTCGCTCTATTGGGGCCAAGACCGGCTCAACTTCGCCTTCGGCGTGCCTTATGCTCCGCCGAACGGTGAAAGCTCGAAGGCCATGACGAACCATACGCTCGACTTCTATTGGGACTTCTCCTCGCCCTACGCCTACCTCGCCTCGACGCAGGTGGAGGCGCTCGCGGCACGCACCGGTGCGACGCTCCGCTCTTGCCCCATGCTCCTCGGCGGTCTCTTCAAGGCCATCGGCCAAGTCGACGTGCCGCTCATGGCGTTCTCCGAAGCGAAGCGGAAGTACATGCTCGTGGATCTGCATCGTTGGGCTGATCACTGGGGCGTTCCCTTCAAGTTTCCGTCGCGCTTCCCTATGAACACGGTCAAGGCATTGCGCGCTTACCTGGCGCTTCCCGAGGCGCGCCGCGCTGCGTTCCGGGCCGCGACGTTTCGCGCTTACTGGGCCGACGACCGCGACATCGCAGACGACGCGGTGCTCGCGGAGCTCATCGGAGCGGACGCGGCCGAGGTGCTCCTCCGCACGAAAGAGCCGGCCATCAAAGAAGAGCTCTTCGCCGCCACGGGAGCCGCCGCGAAGGCCGGCGCCTTCGGCGCGCCGACCTGGGTCGTCGATGGGACCGACCTGTACTGGGGGCAGGATCGGATCCCGCTCGTGGAGCGGGCCCTCGCGAAGTAG
- a CDS encoding glutamine synthetase — protein MTPSEVRSVTPDDLKEQFRERAITKIKVGGFDIDGVLRGKYIAADKFFSALESGFGFCDVIFGWDMGDVLYDNGKTTGFHTGYSDVIARVDPSTFRVLPWEPQTASFLCDFYLADGSPHPACPRNVLRRVIERANTMGYAPKIGAEYEFFVFRETSESMRAKDYRGMTPLSPGMFGYSWLREGQNSELLHAILEDFAAFDIDIEGLHTETGPGVLEAALTFDDALRMADKAALFKTGMKQIASERNLSVTFMAKWNESLPGSSGHLHQSLVTGEGDAAKNAFYDATLPNTLSSLALQYLGGLLENMPAMTAVVSPTVNSYKRYVPGVWAPLTATWGVENRTCAVRAITGGAKSTRLEFRQPAADMNPYLAIAASLGAGLWGIEHKTACPPPSTGDASTDARLRLPRSLKEATALLDKSAAARAILGDAFVDHYVRTRDWEVRQFERAVTDWELRRYFEII, from the coding sequence ATGACACCTTCCGAAGTGCGGTCCGTAACGCCCGATGACCTCAAGGAGCAGTTCAGAGAGCGCGCCATCACGAAGATCAAGGTCGGCGGCTTCGACATCGACGGCGTCTTGCGCGGCAAATACATCGCCGCCGACAAGTTCTTTAGCGCCCTCGAGAGCGGCTTCGGTTTCTGCGACGTCATCTTCGGCTGGGACATGGGCGACGTCCTCTACGACAACGGCAAGACCACCGGCTTTCACACCGGCTACTCTGACGTGATCGCCAGGGTGGATCCGTCGACGTTCCGCGTCTTGCCTTGGGAGCCGCAGACGGCAAGTTTCCTTTGCGACTTCTATCTGGCCGACGGTTCGCCGCACCCGGCGTGCCCGAGGAACGTGCTCCGTCGCGTCATCGAGCGCGCCAACACAATGGGCTACGCCCCCAAGATCGGCGCCGAATACGAGTTCTTCGTCTTCCGCGAAACGAGCGAATCGATGCGCGCGAAGGACTACCGCGGCATGACGCCCCTCTCGCCCGGCATGTTCGGCTACTCGTGGCTCCGCGAAGGACAAAACTCCGAGCTCCTCCACGCCATCCTCGAGGACTTCGCCGCCTTCGACATCGACATCGAGGGCCTCCACACGGAGACCGGCCCCGGTGTGCTCGAGGCAGCGCTCACCTTCGACGACGCGCTTCGCATGGCCGACAAGGCCGCGCTCTTCAAGACCGGCATGAAGCAGATCGCCTCCGAGCGGAATCTGTCGGTGACCTTCATGGCGAAGTGGAACGAATCGCTGCCCGGCTCCAGCGGTCACCTGCATCAATCGCTCGTGACCGGCGAAGGCGACGCGGCCAAGAACGCTTTCTACGACGCGACGCTCCCGAACACGCTCTCCTCGCTGGCGCTTCAGTATTTGGGAGGCCTCCTCGAGAACATGCCCGCCATGACGGCCGTCGTGTCGCCCACGGTCAACAGCTACAAGCGCTACGTGCCCGGCGTATGGGCGCCGCTCACGGCCACTTGGGGCGTCGAGAACCGGACGTGCGCCGTACGCGCCATCACCGGCGGCGCGAAGAGCACGCGCCTCGAGTTTCGTCAGCCCGCCGCCGACATGAACCCGTATTTGGCCATCGCCGCGAGCCTCGGCGCCGGTCTCTGGGGCATCGAACACAAGACGGCGTGCCCGCCGCCCTCGACCGGCGACGCGTCAACCGATGCGCGACTTCGCTTGCCGCGATCGCTGAAGGAAGCCACCGCGCTCCTCGACAAGAGCGCCGCCGCCCGCGCGATCCTCGGCGACGCGTTCGTTGACCACTACGTTCGCACGCGCGACTGGGAAGTGCGCCAGTTTGAGCGAGCCGTGACCGACTGGGAGCTCCGCCGCTACTTCGAGATCATCTGA